In Misgurnus anguillicaudatus chromosome 5, ASM2758022v2, whole genome shotgun sequence, a genomic segment contains:
- the cxxc1a gene encoding CXXC-type zinc finger protein 1a isoform X1 codes for MDSEVSDFDQPPGPKMSLDRTNAPVYCVCRKPDINCFMIGCEKCSEWFHGDCVHISEKMAKTIRAWYCEKCRSKDDSLEIEYRPKKSREKEAEPDRTDSQPDTPDFKTDGRRGSRIKRSARMCGECEPCMRTEDCGQCDFCKDMKKFGGPNRIRQKCRLRQCEVRARSLNQVSSQKLRSQVSDLTPNFQSLKMLRVKDEEYSMSRGRDQYQDGPLSEDYSESELELYQQYCAGQYGDHSTGWNSDDDDGSYVDSARRKRAVKVKHVKRREKRSEKKKEENKPRKHKPKQKHRDKVRHSERAEVRDTGGARQCLGPRCVEAARANSKYCSDDCGMKLAANRICEILPERIHRWQQSPCIAEEQGKKLLERIRREQQSARMKLSDMEKRFQELEGIIAKAKQQVVQYDEEVNEGDDDTDLQIFCVSCSHPVNPKVALRHMERCYAKYESQTSFGSMYPTRIEGAERLFCDVYNTQSKTYCKRLQVLCPEHSRDPKVPADEVCGCPLVRDVFEPTGEYCRVSKRKCNKHYCWEKLRRAEVDLERVRVWYKLDELFEQERNVKTAMTNRAGLMALMLHQTIQHDPITTDLRTSKDR; via the exons ATG GATAGCGAGGTTTCAGATTTTGATCAACCTCCAGGACCAAAGATGAGTCTGGACCGGACAAATGCACCTGTGTACTGTGTTTGTCGTAAACCAGATATCAACTGCTTTATGAT TGGTTGTGAGAAGTGCAGTGAGTGGTTTCATGGCGATTGCGTTCATATATCAGAGAAGATGGCGAAAACTATCCGCGCCTGGTACTGTGAAAAGTGTCGAA GTAAAGATGATTCCTTGGAGATCGAATATCGTCCCAAGAAAAGCCGGGAAAAAGAAGCCGAGCCTGACCGAACAGATAGCCAACCAGACACTCCGGATTTCAAGACAGATGGGCGACGCGGATCACGG ATTAAGCGCTCCGCTCGCATGTGTGGTGAATGTGAACCCTGCATGCGCACAGAAGACTGTGGACAATGCGACTTTTGTAAAGACATGAAGAAGTTTGGTGGCCCAAACAGGATCAGGCAAAAGTGTCGCCTGAGACAGTGTGAAGTGCGCGCTAGG AGTCTGAATCAGGTCTCGAGTCAAAAGCTTAGAAGTCAAGTCTCAGATCTGACACCCAATTTTCAATCTCTG AAAATGTTGCGAGTTAAGGATGAGGAATACTCCATGTCTAGGGGTAGAGATCAGTATCAAGATGGTCCATTGTCTGAAGACTACAGTGAAAGTGAGCTGGAGCTCTACCAACAGTACTGTGCCGGCCAGTATGGAGATCACAGCACG GGTTGGAACAGTGATGACGATGACGGTTCCTACGTTGATTCGGCTCGGAGAAAGCGGGCCGTGAAGGTCAAACATGTCAAAAGAAGAGAAAAGCGATCTGAAAAAAAG AAAGAGGAGAATAAGCCCCGAAAGCACAAACCCAAACAGAAGCATCGGGACAAGGTGAGACACAGCGAGCGGGCAGAGGTTCGAGACACCGGAGGGGCCAGACAGTGTCTCGGACCCAGATGTGTTGAAGCTGCACGTGCCAACTCTAAATACTGCTCTGATGACTGCGGTATGAAACTCGC TGCCAATCGCATCTGTGAGATCCTGCCGGAGCGCATTCATCGGTGGCAGCAGAGTCCGTGCATCGCTGAGGAGCAGGGGAAGAAACTTCTGGAGCGAATCCGTCGCGAGCAACAGTCGGCTCGCATGAAACTCAGTGACATGGAGAAACGCTTTCAAGAGCTGGAGGGCATCATCGCTAAAGCCAAACAGCAGGTCGTGCAGTATGATGAAGAG GTGAATGAGGGCGATGATGACACAGATCTGCAAATCTTCTGTGTGTCCTGCAGTCACCCAGTTAACCCCAAGGTGGCGCTGCGTCACATGGAAAGGTGCTACGCTAAG TATGAGAGTCAAACATCATTTGGGTCCATGTATCCCACGCGCATAGAGGG TGCTGAGCGACTCTTCTGTGATGTTTACAATACACAGAGCAAAACCTACTGTAAGAGGCTACAGGTTCTCTGTCCAGAGCATTCAAGAGACCCGAAG GTCCCTGCAGACGAGGTCTGTGGATGCCCACTGGTCCGTGATGTATTCGAGCCCACCGGCGAGTACTGCAGGGTGTCCAAACGCAAGTGTAACAAACACTACTGCTGGGAGAAACTCCGCAGGGCCGAAGTGGACCTTGAGCGAGTCCGAGTG
- the cxxc1a gene encoding CXXC-type zinc finger protein 1a isoform X2: MDSEVSDFDQPPGPKMSLDRTNAPVYCVCRKPDINCFMIGCEKCSEWFHGDCVHISEKMAKTIRAWYCEKCRSKDDSLEIEYRPKKSREKEAEPDRTDSQPDTPDFKTDGRRGSRIKRSARMCGECEPCMRTEDCGQCDFCKDMKKFGGPNRIRQKCRLRQCEVRARKMLRVKDEEYSMSRGRDQYQDGPLSEDYSESELELYQQYCAGQYGDHSTGWNSDDDDGSYVDSARRKRAVKVKHVKRREKRSEKKKEENKPRKHKPKQKHRDKVRHSERAEVRDTGGARQCLGPRCVEAARANSKYCSDDCGMKLAANRICEILPERIHRWQQSPCIAEEQGKKLLERIRREQQSARMKLSDMEKRFQELEGIIAKAKQQVVQYDEEVNEGDDDTDLQIFCVSCSHPVNPKVALRHMERCYAKYESQTSFGSMYPTRIEGAERLFCDVYNTQSKTYCKRLQVLCPEHSRDPKVPADEVCGCPLVRDVFEPTGEYCRVSKRKCNKHYCWEKLRRAEVDLERVRVWYKLDELFEQERNVKTAMTNRAGLMALMLHQTIQHDPITTDLRTSKDR, from the exons ATG GATAGCGAGGTTTCAGATTTTGATCAACCTCCAGGACCAAAGATGAGTCTGGACCGGACAAATGCACCTGTGTACTGTGTTTGTCGTAAACCAGATATCAACTGCTTTATGAT TGGTTGTGAGAAGTGCAGTGAGTGGTTTCATGGCGATTGCGTTCATATATCAGAGAAGATGGCGAAAACTATCCGCGCCTGGTACTGTGAAAAGTGTCGAA GTAAAGATGATTCCTTGGAGATCGAATATCGTCCCAAGAAAAGCCGGGAAAAAGAAGCCGAGCCTGACCGAACAGATAGCCAACCAGACACTCCGGATTTCAAGACAGATGGGCGACGCGGATCACGG ATTAAGCGCTCCGCTCGCATGTGTGGTGAATGTGAACCCTGCATGCGCACAGAAGACTGTGGACAATGCGACTTTTGTAAAGACATGAAGAAGTTTGGTGGCCCAAACAGGATCAGGCAAAAGTGTCGCCTGAGACAGTGTGAAGTGCGCGCTAGG AAAATGTTGCGAGTTAAGGATGAGGAATACTCCATGTCTAGGGGTAGAGATCAGTATCAAGATGGTCCATTGTCTGAAGACTACAGTGAAAGTGAGCTGGAGCTCTACCAACAGTACTGTGCCGGCCAGTATGGAGATCACAGCACG GGTTGGAACAGTGATGACGATGACGGTTCCTACGTTGATTCGGCTCGGAGAAAGCGGGCCGTGAAGGTCAAACATGTCAAAAGAAGAGAAAAGCGATCTGAAAAAAAG AAAGAGGAGAATAAGCCCCGAAAGCACAAACCCAAACAGAAGCATCGGGACAAGGTGAGACACAGCGAGCGGGCAGAGGTTCGAGACACCGGAGGGGCCAGACAGTGTCTCGGACCCAGATGTGTTGAAGCTGCACGTGCCAACTCTAAATACTGCTCTGATGACTGCGGTATGAAACTCGC TGCCAATCGCATCTGTGAGATCCTGCCGGAGCGCATTCATCGGTGGCAGCAGAGTCCGTGCATCGCTGAGGAGCAGGGGAAGAAACTTCTGGAGCGAATCCGTCGCGAGCAACAGTCGGCTCGCATGAAACTCAGTGACATGGAGAAACGCTTTCAAGAGCTGGAGGGCATCATCGCTAAAGCCAAACAGCAGGTCGTGCAGTATGATGAAGAG GTGAATGAGGGCGATGATGACACAGATCTGCAAATCTTCTGTGTGTCCTGCAGTCACCCAGTTAACCCCAAGGTGGCGCTGCGTCACATGGAAAGGTGCTACGCTAAG TATGAGAGTCAAACATCATTTGGGTCCATGTATCCCACGCGCATAGAGGG TGCTGAGCGACTCTTCTGTGATGTTTACAATACACAGAGCAAAACCTACTGTAAGAGGCTACAGGTTCTCTGTCCAGAGCATTCAAGAGACCCGAAG GTCCCTGCAGACGAGGTCTGTGGATGCCCACTGGTCCGTGATGTATTCGAGCCCACCGGCGAGTACTGCAGGGTGTCCAAACGCAAGTGTAACAAACACTACTGCTGGGAGAAACTCCGCAGGGCCGAAGTGGACCTTGAGCGAGTCCGAGTG